The following DNA comes from Hahella chejuensis KCTC 2396.
ACCTTTTGCCTAACGATACGCCTCTCTCCGCTATATATCCGCCGGATTATGAAAGTCGCTGGATAGATACTCCCGCTGCGTTGCAGGAAGCATTGCTGCGCCTGGAAAAGACCGACTGGCTGGCGGTGGATACGGAATTTATCCGTGGAACCACGTTTTATCCCGCGCCGGCGTTGCTGCAGCTCTATGATCGCCAGTGCGTGTATCTGGTGGACATGCTGAAAATCACCGATTGGAGCGGTGTCAGTCGACTGTTCGAGAGTCGCGACATTCTTAAAGTAGTGCATGCCTGCAGTGAGGATTTGGAGTTATTTAACTGTGTTGGCTTATCCCAGCCATGCGGCTTGATCGATACACAGGTCGCCAATGCGTTGCTTGATGGTGAGCTGAACGAAGGGTTGCAGTCGCTGGTGCGACAGAATCTGGGTATTGAGCTGGAGAAGCACGCCACGCGTTCAGACTGGACGCAAAGACCGCTTACAGACAAGCAAATTCAATATGCTCAGGAAGATGTGGTGGTGTTGTGGCCGCTCTATCAGAAACTGGCGGAAGCGTTGCGTCTGTCCGGCAAGTATGAAATTGCGTTGGAAGAGGGCGAAGCCATGCGTCTGGCGGCGGCCGGCGTGCAGGATATGGGACGCTATTACTTGAAGTTGCGTGGCGGGTGGCGTTTGCGCAAAGGCGCTCAGCAATTATTGGCGAAGCTGGCGGCATGGCGTGAGCAGGAAGCAAGAGGAAGAGATATCCCGCGTAAGAAAATCTGCCCTGACGATGAGTTAATCGCAATCGCTCAACGCCGGCCCCGAACCTTGGGACAGCTGACTGAAATTACTTCCATCCAGGGCGCAGGCCTGCGTCGTTATGGGGCGGAGCTGGTGGGGATGGTGCGTGAGCATATGAAGGCCGATGGCGATGAGCCTGAGACTGGTTTTGAAATGATACGTCCGCCGATTCCGCGGGAATATCAGGACTTGGTAAAGAAAGTAAAAAAACTGACGCAAAAGCTGGCGCGAGAGCATCGCATCAACGTGGGTCTGCTCGCCAGTCGGGGATTGCTGGAAGAGTTTGTTTATTGGCATATCCAGGGCGGCGCGGGAACGCAACCGCAGTTGCTGCAAGGCTGGCGCGGTCGGATTTGCAGTGCGCCGCTCGAACGCTGGCTGCAGGACGACAGGTCGGTCCCACCACGGCAATCACCGTAAGACCCCGGTTATTCGCGTAAGGCGTAAAGTTAGTTATTGAGGTAAAAACAGATTATGACTCCGGATCGCAGACTGATTTCTATCTTCAGAAGCTCCAAAAAAGAGGAAATGTATGTCTATGTAGATAAGAAACAGGGCGTCGGCGCATTGCCGGAAGCGCTGTTGCAACTTTTTGGCAAGCCGCAGCATGTTTTTGACCTGTTGCTGACGAAGGAAAAGCCGTTGGCCAGAGCAGACGCGGCGGAAGTCATGAGCGCCATCGATGAAAAGGGGTTTTATCTGCAGATGCCGCCCGTCCAGGACGATTACATGATGGATGTAGTGCGTGCGCGTGAACAAACTCCAGCTGTAGGACGCAAGGATCTTGATGACTGAGGCGCGCTGGTGGGAACAGCCGCTGGATAGGCTGAGCCACGCGCAATGGGAGTCGCTCTGCGACGGCTGCGGCAAGTGCTGTCTGCATAAGTTGCAGGATGAGGACAGCGACGAGCTATACTTCACCGCCGTGGCCTGCCGTTATCTGGATGCTGAAAGGGTGCAGTGTAGTTGCTATACTGCGCGCGCATCGAAGAATCCGGACTGCCTGATTATCTCGCCGGAGAATCTTCCCAAAATTAGCGACTGGTTGCCAAAGACATGCGCTTATCGTCTGCGTTTTGAAAACCAGACGTTGCCAGCCTGGCATCCCTTGATCAGTGGGGGTCCGCGTTCTGTAGAAGCTGCGGGGCAGTCCGTGCGACATAGAACGATAAGCGAAGACGATATCGACCCGGATGATTGGGAAGAACTGATTCTTATCGATATGATTTGAACGCTTGAAGCAACTGTTATTGAAAAGTAGAAAATTATGCTGACAGATTTTGGTTATATCGCCGGTTGGGTTGCTTATCTCGTAGCGGCGCTGGCTTTATACGCATTAATGATGCCGTTGTTCAATTGTTGTGGTCCCCGTCCCGTGCAACTTTTCCTGCGCAGCCTGTTGGCGGTGGTGCTGTTTACGCCAGCGATGTCCGTTCCCAAAGACGGTCTGTGGGCGCCCGCCCATATTGTCGCCGCCTACAACTGGCTCCAGCATGATGATAACGCCGCCTTGCAAGCGGGCCTGCTGATGTTGGCCGCCTGGTGCGTCATCGGTCTGCTGTTCGCGCTGCAAGTGGTGCTTGGCAAGCTCTTCGTCACCGCCAAACCCGCGCCAGCTAAGCCTAGACGGCGTACATAATTACTTTAAAATCAATTAAATCCCTTCGCTTTTTTAAGCAATTCCTGCGTATTTTATTGTTGTTGCAACAAAACCTGCTATAACTTGAAGTAAGGATGGCCGCGGGCACGGCCGCGCTGCGCCCGCCAGCGGTCGATATTTCCAGCGGAGACGGCTGCTGAGCGGCTTCATTCGCCTGCGCCAACTTGGAATACGCTCGAATATGACATTGCTTTTCCGCCAGATTCTCGTTTGCCTGTGTTGTAGCTTGATGCTGTGGCGAGTCGCTGCTGCGCAGATGGAGTTGCCTCCGCCTGCGGATGTGCGTGTGCTCATCGATGTTTCCGGCAGCATGAAGAAGAATGATCCGAAAAATCTGCGGCGTCCGGCCCTGAATCTGGTGACGGAGCTGTTGCCTGAGGGTGACTCAGCGGGGGTGTGGACATTCGGGCAGTATGTCAATGAGCTGGCGCCTCATCAGGTTGTCGATCCTGGCTGGCGTCGCCTGGCTAAAGATAAAGCCAGGGAAATCAGCTCGACGGCGCTATACACCAATATCGGTGCGGCGCTGGAGAAAGCCTCTGAGGACTTTGTGGAAGGCAAGGATTATAGCAACACGCATTTCATTCTGCTCACCGACGGCGTGGTGGATATCTCGCAAAAGCCGGGAGAAAACGTAGCGGAGCGTGACCGTGTTCTGACCCAGGTGTTGAAAAGAGTCGCGGGCTTCGGCGCCAAGATTCATACCATCGCGCTTTCCAGGAATGCGGATCAGATGTTGCTGCAACGGCTTTCCATCGGCAGTAACGGCATCAACGCCATTGCCGAAAACTCCGAACAGTTGAGTCGTGTCTTTCTGCAAGCCTTTGAGCGTGCGGCCCCTGCCGAAGAAGTGCCTCTGGAAGATAATGCGTTTGATGTGGATTCCAGTATTGAAGAATTCACAGCACTGGTGTTTCGCGCCAAAGAGAACGCCGAAACCGCCATCATAGAACCCACAGGCAAACGCTTTACGGAAAAAGATCGACCTGAGTACGTAAAGTGGTTCAAAGAGGCTGGCTATGACCTGATTACTGTCCAAAGACCATTGGAGGGCGAGTGGAAGCTGGATGCGGAGCTGGCTCCGGGTAGCCGGGTGACGGTAGTGAGCAACCTGAAAATGGTGGTGGACCCGCTTCCGGCTAATTTTTACGCCGGAGATCACCTGGAGCTCAAGATCGGCTTTTTTGAAGACGGGGAGTTGGTGCGGAACAGGACTTTTCTGGATCTTGTGGCGGTGGATGTCACCATTCGCACGGAGGACAACAAGTCCGGCACCAAACGTATTTCCAAGGAAAGCGAGCCTCCAGCCGACGGCGTATTTCGCGAAAGCATCACCAAGCTCAAGCAGGTCGGCAGGTACGAAGTGCTGGTGCAGGCCGACGGCCGCACGTTCAAGCGGCAGTCGCGGCAATTGATCACCCTTAATGCGCCGATGGCGGTGGATCTTGAAGCCACTGGAGCCGGTGTGGATACCCGCTACAAAATTGTCATCAGTCCCCTCAGTCCAAACATCAACGAGGCGAAAACCTCGATTATCGCCAAGATAAAAGGGCCGGATGGCGGCAATCTGATTAAGTCCATTCCGTTTACCCAGGAAACGGGACGCTGGGAGTTAGAGGTCGACGCTACCCGGGGCGATGGCGTGTATGAAGTCATGTTGCGAGTGGAGGGGGAAACCCGTTCCGGCTCCGCTTTCCGTTTCGAGCCTGACAGCGTTATGGCTGAGTTTCCGCGCCAGGAGGCGTCGCCGAATGAATATCGCTCGCTGGTGAACGACAGCAGCGTTGAGCAAATGAATGAGACCCTGGTCGAAGAAGCCGCCAAAGCGCCAGAGCCTCCGAAGCAGCCTGAAGAAAATGCCATTGCGCCGCCCATCACGCCGGAAATGCAGGATCAAGCGGCGGCAGAGCAGCAGGATGCGGTGGTGCAGGAAGAGAGCGGCACCAACGCCATGTTGTGGATTATCATCGCCGCCGGCGGCGCTTCCATACTGTTGCTGGCTGTGGGAGGCGGTTACTGGATTTATCGTAAACGCCGAATTGAAAAAGAAGTTCGGGAGCCTGTAGATACCACCAAGCTGGATGACTCTGACGACGTTCCTTCTCTGGAAGAGTCCGGGCACGATCTGGAGGACGAGATCGAACAGTTGGAGCAGCCTATTGATGTCGCTGAAGAACCCTCTATGATGAGTGAGGCGGACGACATGGAATTCGGCATGGAGGAAGAAGCGGAGCCGAAAAAAGAGGAGGATGCGGAACCGCCCATGAGTTCATCCGACTCTGAAGAGACCGATGCCGAGGCGCTCGCTGACGAGATCCTGGCTTCCAATGAAAAAGCTAAAGACATGGATGACGAGTTCAACCTGGAAGATTTTGATATATCCGATACCGATGACCTCCCCGCCGGATCGGAAGACGAAGACAAAAAGTAGTTAACTTCTGAACATGTGCCAACTTCTTGGAATGAGCGCGAATGCGCCGACGGATATTTGTTTTTCCTGGACCGGTCTGATGTTTCGCGGCGGTCAGACCGGGCCGCATAAAGACGGCTGGGGCATCGCCTTTTATGAAGGCAAGGGGCTGCGTGAGTTTCGTGACCCCAATCCCAGCGCCACCTCGGAAATTGCGCGGTTTATCAGTCAGTATCCGATTAAAAGCCGCACGGTCATCAGCCACATCCGGCAAGCCAACGTCGGCGACATCAGCCTGGAAAACACCCATCCCTTTATTCGCGAACTGGGCGGTTATTACTGGTGCTTCGCCCATAACGGCCAGCTGAAATCCTATCAGGACCTGCCGCTGGGACGTTTTCGTCCGGTGGGAGAAACCGACAGCGAGCATGCGTTTTGCTGGCTGCTGGAGGATGTCGCCAGCGGCTGCAATGACTTCTCCAGCCTGGAATGCCTGGGGGGAAGGTTGTATCGGAACTGCCTGGAGTTGACGTCGAGAGGCGTGTTCAACATGCTTTTCACCAACTCGGAGTACCTGTTTGCCTACTGCTCAACCAAATTGCATTGGATCACCCGACAGGCTCCTTTCGGCTGCGCTTCCCTGGAGGATGGTGAGATTCGGGTGAACTTCGAAGAACATACCAACCCCACCGACAAAGTCACTATGATCGTCACGGAGCCGTTGACCGTCGATGAAGAATGGCGACAAATGCGCCCCGGGGAATTAATCGCTTTTAGAGATGGCGAAGTCGCCGCCAGATGGTATGAAGAAGGGGCGGTTAAGCTTGCTGATACTTGAGCGTGTTGTCTCGCTAAGAGTGAACCCGCCAAGAAAGTTATAACGCCGGCGCAAAGGCCGGCGCTTGTTGTTTACTGCACGTTTTCCGCTTCAGTAAAGAAGTTGTCGAATAAAGCAGTGGACAGATAACGCTCAGCGCTGTCCGGCAGGATAACCACGATATTCTTGTCTTTGAATTCGTCACGCTCCGCCAAACGGACCGCAACGGCCGCCGCTGCGCCACAGGAGATACCGCAGAGGATGCCTTCTTCACGCATCAGGCGGTGAGCCATTTCCATCGCTTCTTCGTTGGTGACCTGCTCAACGAGGTCAACCATGTCCAGATCCAGGTTTTTCGGTACGAAACCTGCGCCTATGCCCTGGATTTTGTGAGGGGCGGGTTGTAATTCCTGACCTTTGATGGTCTGGGTGATAACGGGAGAAG
Coding sequences within:
- a CDS encoding ribonuclease D encodes the protein MPNDTPLSAIYPPDYESRWIDTPAALQEALLRLEKTDWLAVDTEFIRGTTFYPAPALLQLYDRQCVYLVDMLKITDWSGVSRLFESRDILKVVHACSEDLELFNCVGLSQPCGLIDTQVANALLDGELNEGLQSLVRQNLGIELEKHATRSDWTQRPLTDKQIQYAQEDVVVLWPLYQKLAEALRLSGKYEIALEEGEAMRLAAAGVQDMGRYYLKLRGGWRLRKGAQQLLAKLAAWREQEARGRDIPRKKICPDDELIAIAQRRPRTLGQLTEITSIQGAGLRRYGAELVGMVREHMKADGDEPETGFEMIRPPIPREYQDLVKKVKKLTQKLAREHRINVGLLASRGLLEEFVYWHIQGGAGTQPQLLQGWRGRICSAPLERWLQDDRSVPPRQSP
- a CDS encoding YcgL domain-containing protein; protein product: MTPDRRLISIFRSSKKEEMYVYVDKKQGVGALPEALLQLFGKPQHVFDLLLTKEKPLARADAAEVMSAIDEKGFYLQMPPVQDDYMMDVVRAREQTPAVGRKDLDD
- a CDS encoding YcgN family cysteine cluster protein, producing the protein MTEARWWEQPLDRLSHAQWESLCDGCGKCCLHKLQDEDSDELYFTAVACRYLDAERVQCSCYTARASKNPDCLIISPENLPKISDWLPKTCAYRLRFENQTLPAWHPLISGGPRSVEAAGQSVRHRTISEDDIDPDDWEELILIDMI
- a CDS encoding VWA domain-containing protein — protein: MTLLFRQILVCLCCSLMLWRVAAAQMELPPPADVRVLIDVSGSMKKNDPKNLRRPALNLVTELLPEGDSAGVWTFGQYVNELAPHQVVDPGWRRLAKDKAREISSTALYTNIGAALEKASEDFVEGKDYSNTHFILLTDGVVDISQKPGENVAERDRVLTQVLKRVAGFGAKIHTIALSRNADQMLLQRLSIGSNGINAIAENSEQLSRVFLQAFERAAPAEEVPLEDNAFDVDSSIEEFTALVFRAKENAETAIIEPTGKRFTEKDRPEYVKWFKEAGYDLITVQRPLEGEWKLDAELAPGSRVTVVSNLKMVVDPLPANFYAGDHLELKIGFFEDGELVRNRTFLDLVAVDVTIRTEDNKSGTKRISKESEPPADGVFRESITKLKQVGRYEVLVQADGRTFKRQSRQLITLNAPMAVDLEATGAGVDTRYKIVISPLSPNINEAKTSIIAKIKGPDGGNLIKSIPFTQETGRWELEVDATRGDGVYEVMLRVEGETRSGSAFRFEPDSVMAEFPRQEASPNEYRSLVNDSSVEQMNETLVEEAAKAPEPPKQPEENAIAPPITPEMQDQAAAEQQDAVVQEESGTNAMLWIIIAAGGASILLLAVGGGYWIYRKRRIEKEVREPVDTTKLDDSDDVPSLEESGHDLEDEIEQLEQPIDVAEEPSMMSEADDMEFGMEEEAEPKKEEDAEPPMSSSDSEETDAEALADEILASNEKAKDMDDEFNLEDFDISDTDDLPAGSEDEDKK
- a CDS encoding class II glutamine amidotransferase translates to MCQLLGMSANAPTDICFSWTGLMFRGGQTGPHKDGWGIAFYEGKGLREFRDPNPSATSEIARFISQYPIKSRTVISHIRQANVGDISLENTHPFIRELGGYYWCFAHNGQLKSYQDLPLGRFRPVGETDSEHAFCWLLEDVASGCNDFSSLECLGGRLYRNCLELTSRGVFNMLFTNSEYLFAYCSTKLHWITRQAPFGCASLEDGEIRVNFEEHTNPTDKVTMIVTEPLTVDEEWRQMRPGELIAFRDGEVAARWYEEGAVKLADT